A section of the Henckelia pumila isolate YLH828 unplaced genomic scaffold, ASM3356847v2 CTG_254, whole genome shotgun sequence genome encodes:
- the LOC140870808 gene encoding tetrahydroberberine oxidase-like, whose product MEYLTHSINFLFFLLTSLLISSGANSSSNNSQFFECLAIKFQTLNSTISDVIYTPNNSSYSSLLQSLNERAASISKLRPVAIITPWVESEIQAAVQCSKKYGFQLRVRSGGHDFEGLSYISEIPFFIVDMRNMRSISIDDEEKTALIQVGATLGELYYTIAAKDRTLAFTIGVCPTVGVGGHLSGGGYDMMSRRHGIVVDHIIDAKLINADGEILDRKSMGEDLFWAIRGGGGTSFGIVVSFKVNLIVVPQTVTVFNVSRTLEQNATQLVLKWKQIAENIDENILLRLFLRSIRSPVDGERTIQASFTSLYLGGVEDLLPIMQENFSELGLVKQDCTEMSWIESTLYFAGFQNQSLYVLLDRSQLGGGEIYFKGKSDFVQLSIPENGLNGIWEFLNKEDIKQTELQLSPYGGRLNDVSESETPFPHRSGIIFMIHYLVICFEDGNSALDKHVGWIQRLYRYMAPYVSKHPRHAYFNYRDLDIGKNNIQGNTSYAQASAWGSKYFKNNFKRLVQVKTQVDPSNFFRNEQSVPPLPTLDSENIYLSLQEKMFIVTIIIVIIFNINLVTLKL is encoded by the coding sequence ATGGAGTACTTAACGCACAGCATCAATTTCCTCTTTTTTCTTTTAACAAGCCTTTTGATTAGCTCTGGGGCTAATTCTTCATCTAACAACAGCCAGTTTTTTGAATGTCTTGCCATAAAATTTCAAACCCTCAATTCCACAATATCCGATGTCATTTACACTCCAAACAACTCATCATACTCTTCCCTTTTGCAATCACTAAATGAACGAGCAGCAAGTATCAGCAAGCTGAGACCTGTGGCCATTATCACCCCATGGGTCGAATCCGAAATCCAAGCGGCAGTCCAATGCTCCAAAAAATATGGATTTCAGCTTAGGGTCCGAAGTGGTGGCCATGATTTTGAAGGGCTATCGTATATTTCCGAGATTCCCTTTTTCATTGTGGACATGAGAAACATGCGATCAATATCAATAGATGATGAAGAAAAAACTGCCTTGATTCAAGTAGGCGCTACTCTTGGGGAATTATACTACACAATTGCTGCAAAAGATAGGACTCTAGCTTTTACAATAGGAGTTTGCCCCACTGTAGGAGTGGGAGGACACTTGAGTGGCGGGGGATACGACATGATGTCCCGTAGACATGGTATCGTCGTGGATCACATCATTGACGCCAAACTGATCAATGCTGATGGAGAAATTTTAGACCGTAAATCCATGGGAGAGGACCTATTTTGGGCCATCAGAGGCGGCGGCGGCACTAGTTTTGGGATTGTTGTCTCTTTCAAGGTTAATCTAATCGTTGTTCCTCAAACAGTGACTGTTTTCAATGTTTCCAGGACCCTGGAACAAAATGCCACACAACTGGTACTCAAATGGAAACAAATTGCTGAAAAtattgatgaaaatattttactGAGACTCTTTTTAAGGAGCATCAGGTCCCCTGTCGATGGAGAAAGGACAATACAAGCCTCTTTCACGTCCCTATACCTCGGTGGAGTTGAAGATCTCCTGCCAATCATGCAAGAGAATTTTTCCGAGTTGGGTTTGGTGAAACAAGATTGCACTGAAATGAGCTGGATAGAATCCACGCTCTATTTCGCAGGTTTTCAAAATCAGTCACTTTATGTTTTGCTCGACAGAAGCCAATTAGGGGGAGgagaaatatatttcaaagGAAAATCGGACTTCGTTCAACTGTCAATTCCTGAAAATGGGCTGAATGGGATATGGGAATTCCtcaacaaagaagacataaAACAGACAGAACTTCAGTTGAGCCCATACGGGGGTCGACTAAACGACGTCTCTGAATCTGAAACCCCCTTCCCCCATCGATCAGGCATCATATTCATGATCCATTATTTAGTAATTTGTTTCGAAGATGGAAATTCAGCGCTAGACAAGCACGTGGGTTGGATCCAAAGACTTTACCGCTACATGGCTCCTTACGTTTCAAAACACCCGAGACATGCATATTTCAATTATAGGGATCTTGATATAGGAAAGAACAATATTCAAGGGAACACAAGCTATGCGCAGGCCAGCGCCTGGGGATCCAAATACTTCAAAAACAACTTTAAGAGACTAGTGCAAGTGAAAACTCAGGTGGATCCatctaatttttttagaaacgaGCAAAGCGTTCCTCCTCTCCCCACATTAGATTCAGAAAATATCTAtctatcactacaagaaaaaatgtTTATAGTGACAATCATAATTGTCATTATATTCAATATTAATTTAGTGACATTAAAGCTTTAG